Proteins encoded by one window of Bacteroides intestinalis DSM 17393:
- a CDS encoding DUF4134 domain-containing protein, whose protein sequence is MKKFFSKIAQRAFALAISIMVVTNTFAQGAAGIDAASSELATYMDPLGNMMMILGGLVGLVGAVRVYLKWNSGDQDVQKAVMGWMGSCIFLVVSGVVVKAFFGI, encoded by the coding sequence ATGAAAAAGTTTTTTTCAAAAATTGCTCAAAGAGCATTCGCTTTAGCCATTAGCATAATGGTAGTAACTAACACTTTTGCACAAGGTGCTGCGGGAATTGATGCAGCTAGTTCTGAACTTGCAACCTACATGGACCCCCTAGGAAACATGATGATGATACTAGGAGGTCTAGTAGGATTAGTTGGAGCAGTGCGAGTTTATTTAAAATGGAACTCTGGTGACCAAGATGTACAAAAGGCTGTTATGGGCTGGATGGGGTCATGTATCTTTCTGGTTGTATCAGGTGTTGTCGTAAAAGCATTCTTCGGAATCTAA
- a CDS encoding TraG/VirB4 family ATPase has protein sequence MKKKSEFEAPYIGIETIDNTPIFYNRRGDYSVIIKCENPIIQYSADMDAYYDFHHLFTNILKVLGTGYTIQKQDILCKKSFLPPQNRKNDYLSNRYFEHFKGRIYTDISTYLVITGEVERSKFFSFDPRRFDTFIRNITKVLGLFANRGIRAKLLNENEIEIYIKRFLSINFNQQTVSLKNIKAREENLIIGEKNVQCISLVDIDEVNFPSVIKPYKEVNIGLRFPVDLLSFLHDTPGIDTIIYNQVINIPDQRNEANKLEGKKKKHKGMPDPANDLCVEDIERVQSDIAREGQMLVYAHYNIILAGLDDISKAINYVETSLFDCGIIINKQCFNQLELFECALPGNAINLNSYDKFLTTSDAAICLLFKEKLQVTENSPFLTYFTDRQGLPVGIDMSGKEGEKKYTNNSNFFVLGPSGSGKSFYVNSKVRQWVLDNTDIVLVDTGHSYSGMCEYYHGKYITYSESKPISMNPFRITEEEYNVEKKNFLKSLIFLIWKGANGEVKKQEEEIMDITIEKYYSFYFHPFNGYSDAEKEAIRENLLLEFQVNEEEFENEREKEERKILSEKIEKLQQLVEKGEGGEKTNAEKAIQNILIEKGFTRQELDNPETRLLSIIERRIQKKEDILKEIKVESLSFNSFYEFSLRIIPIICKENKIDFDITNYKFLLKKFYKGGQLEKTLNEDFDTSLFEEPFIVFEIDAIKDDPELFPIVTLIIMDVFIQKMRLKKNRKALIIEEAWKAIASPMMAGYILYLYKTVRKFWGMAMVVTQELEDIISNPVVKNSIISNSDIICLLDQSKFIDKYQEIANLLSLTEVNQKQIFTINQLPNKENRNRFNEVFIKRGNYGNVFGVEVSLHEYFTFTTERIEKDAVGYYHIIYGSFQTGLDNFIIDLKSSKLKNMDWVLQVNKVLGYHSDDGSLKDILNIIGEQPLYKYILDKYKWITNR, from the coding sequence ATGAAAAAGAAAAGTGAATTTGAAGCTCCTTATATTGGTATTGAAACAATAGACAATACTCCTATATTCTATAACCGAAGGGGCGACTATTCTGTTATCATTAAATGTGAAAATCCTATAATACAGTATTCAGCAGATATGGATGCTTACTATGATTTTCACCACTTATTTACTAATATCCTCAAAGTATTAGGAACTGGATATACAATACAAAAACAGGATATTCTATGTAAAAAATCATTTTTACCACCCCAGAATAGGAAGAACGACTATTTATCAAATCGTTATTTTGAACATTTTAAAGGACGAATATATACTGATATTTCTACTTATCTTGTTATTACAGGAGAAGTAGAAAGGTCTAAATTCTTTTCTTTTGACCCTCGAAGGTTTGATACTTTTATTAGAAACATCACAAAAGTATTAGGACTATTCGCTAACAGAGGAATAAGAGCTAAACTATTAAATGAAAATGAAATAGAAATATATATAAAAAGATTTCTATCTATCAATTTCAATCAGCAAACAGTAAGCCTAAAAAATATCAAAGCAAGAGAAGAAAATCTTATAATTGGAGAAAAAAACGTACAGTGCATTTCTCTTGTAGATATTGACGAAGTTAATTTTCCTTCTGTTATAAAACCATATAAAGAGGTCAATATTGGGCTAAGGTTTCCTGTTGACTTACTCTCTTTTTTGCATGATACACCAGGTATAGACACAATTATCTATAATCAAGTAATAAATATTCCAGACCAACGAAACGAAGCAAACAAATTAGAAGGCAAAAAGAAAAAACATAAAGGAATGCCTGACCCTGCAAATGATTTATGTGTAGAAGACATAGAACGAGTGCAGTCGGATATTGCCAGAGAAGGGCAAATGCTTGTATATGCACATTATAATATAATTCTTGCTGGTCTTGATGATATTAGTAAGGCTATCAACTATGTTGAAACATCTCTTTTTGATTGTGGCATTATTATTAATAAACAATGCTTCAACCAATTAGAATTATTCGAATGTGCACTGCCAGGAAACGCAATCAACCTAAACAGTTATGACAAATTTCTAACAACTTCCGATGCTGCAATTTGTCTTTTGTTCAAGGAAAAATTACAAGTAACAGAAAACAGCCCTTTTCTTACTTATTTTACAGACAGACAAGGATTGCCTGTTGGAATAGATATGTCCGGGAAAGAAGGTGAGAAAAAATATACAAATAACTCCAACTTCTTTGTTTTAGGTCCAAGTGGTTCTGGTAAGTCTTTCTATGTCAACTCCAAAGTAAGACAATGGGTTTTAGATAACACTGATATTGTATTGGTAGATACAGGGCATAGTTATTCAGGAATGTGCGAATACTATCATGGCAAATACATTACTTATTCTGAAAGCAAGCCTATATCTATGAATCCTTTCCGAATTACTGAAGAAGAGTATAATGTAGAAAAGAAAAACTTTCTTAAATCATTAATTTTCCTGATATGGAAAGGTGCAAATGGTGAGGTCAAAAAGCAAGAAGAAGAAATTATGGATATTACCATAGAAAAATACTATTCTTTCTACTTTCATCCCTTTAATGGTTATTCAGATGCGGAAAAAGAAGCCATACGTGAAAATTTACTACTCGAATTTCAAGTCAATGAAGAAGAATTTGAAAACGAAAGGGAAAAAGAAGAACGCAAGATACTTTCCGAAAAAATAGAGAAATTACAGCAACTAGTAGAAAAAGGAGAAGGCGGAGAAAAAACCAACGCAGAAAAAGCGATACAAAACATTCTCATCGAAAAAGGCTTTACACGCCAAGAGCTTGATAATCCTGAAACTAGATTACTTTCTATAATAGAAAGACGAATCCAGAAGAAGGAAGATATATTGAAAGAAATAAAAGTTGAAAGCTTATCTTTTAACTCTTTCTACGAATTTTCCCTACGCATTATACCTATCATTTGCAAAGAGAACAAAATTGATTTTGATATTACTAACTATAAGTTTCTATTAAAAAAATTCTACAAAGGAGGACAGTTAGAAAAAACTCTTAATGAGGATTTTGACACTTCCCTTTTTGAAGAACCCTTTATAGTTTTTGAAATTGATGCAATTAAAGATGACCCTGAATTATTTCCAATAGTAACCTTAATTATTATGGACGTTTTTATTCAAAAAATGAGATTAAAAAAGAACAGAAAGGCATTAATAATTGAAGAAGCATGGAAAGCCATAGCTAGCCCTATGATGGCTGGCTATATACTCTATTTGTATAAAACAGTTCGTAAATTTTGGGGTATGGCAATGGTTGTTACTCAAGAACTGGAGGACATAATTAGTAATCCTGTAGTCAAAAACTCTATAATCAGCAACTCCGATATTATATGCCTATTAGACCAAAGTAAATTTATAGACAAATATCAAGAAATAGCAAATCTTTTATCCCTAACGGAAGTAAATCAAAAGCAAATATTTACCATAAATCAACTTCCCAATAAAGAAAACCGTAATCGGTTTAATGAAGTATTTATAAAAAGAGGAAATTATGGAAATGTATTTGGAGTAGAGGTTTCTCTACACGAATATTTCACATTTACTACAGAACGAATTGAAAAAGATGCTGTTGGATATTATCATATCATTTATGGTAGTTTCCAAACAGGATTGGATAATTTTATAATAGACCTAAAATCTTCCAAATTAAAAAATATGGATTGGGTTTTACAAGTCAATAAGGTACTAGGGTATCACTCCGATGATGGAAGCCTAAAAGATATACTTAACATCATAGGGGAACAACCATTATATAAGTATATCCTAGATAAATACAAATGGATTACAAACCGTTAA
- a CDS encoding plasmid transfer protein, producing MNELIDKFLFELFDGLRDKTTVLFGEFIADAQALAAIFMLLYFGVESFKMMSGDKKLEIIPLLRPFALGLVLMFWIPFINLISYPGELLTARSKAMFTNQIEEVELLSRNRYALIDSVAVELLHTSLEVERAENEVKDKKWYDFSIDFSAIGDKIAGLYVYVVAKVKMIMFNIIEFIVVTFWQVCTYFVFFLQIIFTGILVILGPLAFAFSVLPAFRDAYIQWIARFVSVSLYSCIAYIVLSISLVVMQYGIEREIEILEYALRNEAAFVMYVGMTSGGVNSFLLTALLGAFAMLTIPFVSTWIVSTTGVGQAVGGMVGGAAIATKAVAAPATGGASAAM from the coding sequence ATGAATGAGTTAATAGATAAATTCTTATTTGAATTATTTGATGGACTAAGAGATAAAACAACTGTTCTATTCGGAGAATTTATTGCGGATGCACAAGCATTGGCAGCAATCTTTATGTTGTTATATTTTGGAGTAGAAAGCTTCAAAATGATGAGTGGAGATAAAAAATTAGAGATTATCCCGTTATTGCGTCCATTCGCACTGGGATTGGTTCTTATGTTCTGGATTCCCTTTATTAATCTAATCAGTTATCCCGGAGAGTTATTAACAGCACGAAGCAAGGCTATGTTTACGAATCAGATAGAAGAAGTAGAATTACTTTCTCGTAATAGATATGCACTCATTGATAGCGTAGCAGTAGAGTTATTACATACTTCATTAGAAGTTGAAAGAGCCGAAAATGAAGTTAAGGATAAGAAATGGTATGATTTTAGTATAGACTTCTCAGCTATTGGAGACAAGATAGCTGGATTATATGTATATGTAGTCGCTAAGGTTAAAATGATAATGTTTAATATCATTGAATTTATTGTCGTTACTTTTTGGCAAGTATGTACCTATTTTGTCTTTTTCCTACAAATCATATTCACAGGAATATTAGTTATTCTTGGTCCACTAGCTTTTGCATTCTCTGTTTTACCTGCATTTCGGGATGCTTATATACAATGGATAGCTCGTTTTGTCAGTGTTAGTTTATATTCATGTATTGCATATATAGTATTATCAATTTCTTTAGTAGTAATGCAATATGGGATAGAAAGAGAAATTGAAATTTTAGAATATGCGCTTAGAAATGAAGCTGCATTTGTCATGTATGTCGGAATGACCTCTGGAGGTGTCAATAGCTTCCTTCTTACAGCATTACTTGGAGCATTTGCCATGCTTACAATACCTTTTGTTTCTACATGGATTGTAAGTACAACTGGAGTAGGGCAAGCAGTAGGAGGCATGGTTGGAGGAGCAGCCATCGCAACCAAAGCTGTAGCAGCTCCGGCTACAGGTGGAGCCAGTGCAGCTATGTAA
- the traK gene encoding conjugative transposon protein TraK: MIIKNLENKIKLAGILSIGCFATSIVISGMVLAFCFSLVKAERKKIYVLDNDVPVLVKQTGTEVNLEVECKSHINLFHTLFFTLPPDDEFIKYNMEKAMYLIDDSGLKQYNNLKEKGYFNTILASSATVTIMTDSIKVDMNNLSFEYYGIQRIERETSILKRQLVTTGKLRQIPRTENNPHGLIITDWKTILNKDLDYKVKKNF, encoded by the coding sequence ATGATTATTAAAAACTTAGAAAATAAAATCAAATTAGCCGGAATTTTATCCATTGGCTGTTTTGCAACTAGTATAGTTATTTCAGGTATGGTACTAGCCTTTTGTTTCTCTTTAGTAAAAGCTGAAAGAAAAAAAATATATGTTTTGGATAATGATGTCCCTGTACTAGTAAAACAAACTGGTACAGAAGTCAACTTGGAAGTCGAATGTAAGAGCCACATAAATCTATTCCACACTTTATTTTTCACATTACCACCAGACGATGAATTTATAAAATACAACATGGAAAAAGCCATGTATCTAATTGATGATAGCGGATTAAAACAATATAATAATTTAAAAGAAAAAGGATATTTCAACACCATATTAGCGAGTTCTGCAACAGTAACAATTATGACAGATAGTATCAAGGTGGACATGAACAACCTATCTTTTGAGTACTATGGCATCCAACGTATAGAGCGAGAAACCTCTATTCTAAAAAGGCAACTTGTAACTACAGGGAAATTAAGACAAATTCCACGTACTGAAAATAATCCTCATGGACTTATTATCACAGATTGGAAAACGATACTAAACAAAGACCTAGATTATAAAGTAAAAAAGAATTTCTAA
- the traM gene encoding conjugative transposon protein TraM produces the protein MKQIDIKKPKYIIPILILPFILGIGWLVKDMINSAPAEETTLVETEELNLDIPDANLEKREIKSKFESLKGAFNKSSDYSSIQTIDKEEEVSEIESSGSLYSNDEIRQIDSLNQASRIREKELEQQIKGFPTIDESSQTETRKAPEKSKMQEEMELFKMQMAYIDSLQNPRPRTPQKKQDEKPKEKAIEVVKAKNPAEVYFNTVGKEQKTSLITAILDETLKVTDGSRVRIRLLDDIMINDALLTKGTYLYGNVSGFKAQRVHINISSIMVDGRQMKVDLSVYDNDGQEGFFVPSSAFRDLSKDVGAQIGSQTIQMNSQSEGVEQFALGALQDAYRSTTQALSKNIKKNKAKLKYNTQVFLVNNKDKEQ, from the coding sequence ATGAAACAGATTGATATTAAAAAGCCTAAGTACATCATTCCGATACTCATCCTACCTTTTATTCTAGGGATAGGATGGCTAGTTAAGGATATGATAAACTCTGCCCCAGCAGAAGAAACTACATTAGTAGAAACGGAAGAATTAAATCTTGATATTCCTGATGCTAATTTAGAAAAAAGAGAGATAAAAAGTAAATTTGAATCACTCAAAGGAGCTTTCAATAAATCTTCTGATTATTCATCAATACAAACCATAGATAAAGAAGAAGAAGTTAGCGAAATTGAAAGTTCTGGTTCTCTTTACTCCAATGATGAAATAAGGCAAATTGACAGTTTAAATCAAGCTTCTAGAATCCGAGAAAAGGAATTGGAACAACAAATAAAAGGATTTCCTACTATAGATGAATCAAGTCAAACAGAAACTAGGAAAGCTCCTGAAAAATCCAAGATGCAAGAAGAAATGGAGCTTTTTAAAATGCAAATGGCTTATATAGATTCATTACAAAATCCACGTCCTAGAACACCTCAAAAAAAACAAGATGAAAAGCCAAAAGAAAAGGCTATAGAAGTTGTAAAAGCGAAAAATCCCGCAGAAGTATATTTTAATACTGTAGGGAAAGAACAAAAAACTTCACTAATCACAGCTATATTAGATGAAACTTTAAAAGTAACAGATGGTAGCCGAGTACGCATACGGCTTCTAGATGATATAATGATTAATGACGCTCTTTTAACTAAAGGCACTTACCTATATGGGAATGTATCTGGCTTTAAAGCTCAAAGAGTACACATTAATATTTCCTCTATAATGGTTGATGGCAGACAAATGAAAGTAGATTTATCTGTATATGATAATGACGGACAAGAAGGTTTCTTTGTTCCTTCATCAGCTTTTAGAGATTTGAGTAAAGATGTTGGAGCGCAAATAGGAAGCCAAACTATACAAATGAACAGCCAATCAGAAGGAGTAGAACAATTCGCTTTAGGTGCTTTACAAGATGCTTACCGTAGTACAACCCAAGCTCTTTCCAAAAACATCAAAAAAAACAAAGCCAAATTAAAATATAACACACAAGTTTTTTTAGTAAACAACAAAGATAAAGAACAATAA
- the traN gene encoding conjugative transposon protein TraN, translating into MRKIFIALCTMVSVITGNAQNTPIGENIELAGENPEELKVIYVNKDVSTHFIAMEDIKYVDISVNDIVGDIPTGNSLRIKPTKEGASGVITIVTERFFVQYMLVYSSDLAKAYTRFNIPYADLRSYMNPEVNLTKAQMYDYAHRMFISKNKFYDVSSKSNLMKIVLNNIYTLDKYFFIDISMINKTKIRYDIDQIRFKIEDKKQTKATNFQSIEILPLMQVNKNLVFKKNYRNIFVFEKFTFPDEKVLTIEISEKQISGRTITLRIDYADILHADAFTE; encoded by the coding sequence ATGAGAAAGATTTTTATTGCATTATGCACAATGGTTTCTGTTATTACAGGAAATGCACAGAACACCCCTATTGGAGAAAACATCGAGCTTGCAGGTGAAAACCCAGAAGAACTAAAGGTTATATACGTCAACAAAGATGTTTCAACGCATTTTATAGCTATGGAAGATATAAAATATGTTGATATATCAGTCAATGATATTGTTGGCGATATTCCTACTGGTAACTCTCTTAGAATAAAGCCCACAAAAGAAGGAGCTAGTGGAGTTATCACCATTGTTACAGAAAGATTTTTCGTACAATATATGCTAGTATATAGTAGCGATTTAGCAAAAGCATACACTCGCTTTAATATCCCTTATGCTGATTTACGTAGCTATATGAATCCAGAAGTGAACTTAACCAAAGCACAAATGTATGATTACGCACATAGAATGTTTATTTCAAAAAATAAATTCTATGATGTTTCCAGTAAAAGTAACCTAATGAAAATTGTACTAAACAATATCTACACATTAGATAAGTATTTCTTTATTGATATTTCTATGATTAATAAAACAAAAATACGATATGATATAGACCAAATACGCTTCAAAATAGAAGATAAAAAACAAACAAAGGCTACTAATTTTCAATCTATAGAAATACTTCCATTGATGCAAGTTAATAAGAATCTTGTTTTCAAGAAGAACTATCGAAATATTTTTGTCTTTGAAAAATTTACTTTCCCAGACGAAAAAGTTCTTACCATAGAAATATCTGAAAAACAGATTTCAGGACGTACTATAACATTAAGAATTGATTATGCAGACATTCTTCATGCAGATGCTTTTACTGAATAA
- a CDS encoding OmpA family protein, translated as MKKKIIILAAFVVTFFTACTSTHMITFSNAELSDKEKDMIENNSNYSTASIVGGSAKLVKEERDKAIQEKIEARRNKLKAIDGLSISSYKDKNGKEQFKATAQSEILFKFDSYELNEEAQKMLSDLCNIISEIPNTKIKIIGHTDNIGEKQYNIILSKNRAAAVGNYLRTAGIETNNITEDGKGYSEPIADNTSEAGRAKNRRVEIFITNDEY; from the coding sequence ATGAAAAAGAAAATAATTATACTAGCAGCCTTCGTTGTTACATTTTTTACCGCATGTACTTCAACGCATATGATAACTTTCAGTAACGCTGAACTAAGCGACAAAGAAAAAGACATGATAGAAAATAATAGTAACTATTCAACCGCTTCAATAGTTGGTGGAAGTGCAAAATTAGTTAAAGAGGAAAGAGATAAAGCTATCCAAGAAAAGATAGAAGCTAGAAGAAATAAACTAAAAGCTATTGATGGCTTATCAATCTCCAGCTATAAAGATAAAAATGGAAAAGAACAGTTTAAAGCAACAGCTCAAAGTGAAATCCTATTCAAATTTGATTCATATGAATTAAATGAAGAAGCTCAAAAAATGCTTTCTGACTTATGTAATATCATTAGTGAAATACCCAATACTAAGATTAAAATAATTGGGCATACTGACAATATAGGAGAAAAACAATACAATATCATACTTTCTAAAAATAGAGCAGCAGCAGTAGGAAATTACCTTAGAACCGCTGGTATAGAAACAAACAACATAACAGAAGATGGAAAAGGATATAGCGAACCCATTGCAGACAATACAAGTGAAGCTGGACGTGCTAAAAATAGGAGAGTAGAAATATTTATCACAAATGATGAATATTAA
- a CDS encoding DUF3791 domain-containing protein: protein METNQTYQNELGSAMLPFVMRELVDTVMKRKTLPLEDALYYIYSSNLYKALLDENTKLWYSSTLSLYEALEKEKTEQKKVQKDNPKILLFQMFCAENYRETKNISAKETLLLFSNHGVFEFLYENFEMLHTQDTEYILDTIITYINKKA, encoded by the coding sequence ATGGAAACTAATCAAACATATCAAAATGAACTTGGTTCGGCTATGCTCCCATTTGTTATGAGAGAATTGGTTGATACAGTCATGAAAAGAAAAACGCTACCTTTAGAAGATGCGTTATACTATATATATTCTTCCAATTTGTACAAGGCATTATTGGACGAGAACACAAAACTATGGTATTCAAGTACATTATCACTTTATGAAGCATTAGAAAAAGAGAAAACAGAACAGAAGAAAGTACAAAAGGACAATCCAAAGATATTGCTTTTTCAAATGTTTTGTGCTGAAAATTACAGGGAAACTAAAAATATAAGTGCTAAAGAAACTCTTTTGCTGTTTTCCAATCATGGCGTTTTTGAATTTCTATATGAAAATTTTGAAATGCTGCACACACAAGATACAGAGTATATATTAGATACTATAATAACTTATATCAATAAAAAGGCATGA
- a CDS encoding DUF3990 domain-containing protein, which translates to MKLYHGSTVTVKSPNIQKGRKATDFGKGFYTTTNFEQAKKWAILKRNREHGKKAVVSVYEVPDNILDREFSVLRFDGATKEWLEFVVNNRRGKGKNSYDLIMGPVANDQLYATIRLYEQGVVTADAAIEMLKTHKLFNQLSFHTVKVIPLLKFTESIEV; encoded by the coding sequence ATGAAACTATATCACGGCTCAACAGTTACCGTCAAATCCCCTAATATACAGAAAGGGCGTAAAGCTACTGACTTTGGAAAAGGATTCTATACGACAACTAATTTTGAACAGGCTAAGAAGTGGGCAATACTCAAAAGAAATCGGGAACATGGTAAAAAAGCGGTCGTTTCAGTTTATGAAGTCCCCGATAATATTCTTGATAGAGAGTTTTCAGTCCTTCGATTTGATGGGGCTACAAAAGAGTGGCTGGAGTTTGTAGTTAATAACCGCAGAGGAAAAGGAAAAAACAGCTATGATTTAATAATGGGACCCGTTGCCAATGACCAGTTATATGCAACAATCCGGCTTTATGAACAAGGTGTTGTTACGGCTGATGCAGCGATTGAAATGCTAAAGACCCATAAGCTTTTTAACCAACTTTCATTTCATACAGTGAAAGTTATTCCATTATTAAAATTCACAGAATCTATTGAAGTATAA
- a CDS encoding zeta toxin family protein, translating into MQRYEVEAIFEQKKDGLFEDINISSQKPIAIILGGQPACGKSTLINVAKKDHPNLDFLTVNGDLYRQFHPNKELIKDPIKYPIETQIFSSVFTERLIEEAIKRKCNIIIEGTMRNPDVPLKTAQKFKDAGFRVEAYIIAAPKEFTQLGLYNRYQEEVLSKGQGRLADIDSHNKAVNGLMKSANQLYSDKAVDKISIHTYLAKERIKDFNLVNGEWSCKSMPSIFIDESRSKQMKNKEILNTNIQRGKELIESVTNPEVKKGMKEALSQLQSSLEKVQRQEKGLKKGFF; encoded by the coding sequence ATGCAACGCTATGAAGTAGAAGCCATCTTTGAACAAAAAAAAGATGGCTTATTTGAGGACATCAATATATCATCACAAAAGCCTATTGCTATAATCTTAGGTGGACAACCAGCTTGCGGAAAAAGCACTCTTATAAATGTTGCAAAGAAAGACCATCCTAACTTAGATTTTCTCACTGTTAATGGTGACCTTTACAGACAGTTTCACCCCAATAAGGAACTAATAAAAGACCCTATTAAATACCCCATTGAAACCCAGATTTTTTCTAGCGTTTTTACAGAAAGACTAATAGAAGAAGCCATTAAACGGAAATGCAATATTATTATAGAAGGAACTATGAGAAATCCAGATGTACCTTTAAAGACAGCACAAAAATTTAAAGATGCAGGATTTAGAGTTGAAGCATATATTATTGCAGCCCCCAAGGAGTTTACCCAACTAGGACTTTACAACAGGTATCAAGAAGAAGTACTAAGTAAAGGACAAGGACGATTAGCCGATATTGATTCACATAACAAAGCCGTAAATGGACTAATGAAATCTGCAAATCAATTATACAGTGATAAGGCTGTAGATAAGATTTCTATCCACACCTACTTAGCGAAAGAAAGAATTAAAGATTTCAATCTAGTAAATGGTGAATGGAGTTGCAAAAGTATGCCATCTATTTTTATAGATGAAAGTCGTTCAAAACAGATGAAGAATAAAGAAATACTTAACACTAACATTCAAAGAGGAAAAGAGCTTATTGAATCCGTAACGAATCCTGAAGTAAAAAAAGGAATGAAAGAAGCTCTGTCACAACTTCAATCTTCACTAGAAAAAGTTCAAAGACAAGAAAAAGGATTAAAAAAAGGTTTCTTCTGA
- a CDS encoding M23 family metallopeptidase yields MKNKFIMFFTYSLFFSVNGYCQFNTVLQKKDIPKAEPVLATTENKLIEEKEKAVVVNDALTTERLAYWKQRRYLSLPIDSMVITSHYGKRKDPFTGKIANHRGIDLKGNNDYVYSIMPGMVVKTGKNKGLGNYVEVRHGDFTSIYGHLYSVLVNAKQAVEAGQPIGISGSTGRSTGEHLHFQMEYKDKTIDPKPILDYINEVIRTVKGQISQQIDNELRRK; encoded by the coding sequence ATGAAGAATAAATTTATCATGTTTTTTACTTATTCATTGTTTTTTTCAGTGAATGGCTACTGTCAGTTTAATACGGTATTACAGAAAAAGGATATTCCTAAAGCGGAACCTGTATTAGCAACGACAGAAAATAAATTGATAGAAGAAAAAGAAAAGGCTGTTGTCGTCAATGATGCTTTGACTACAGAACGACTTGCATACTGGAAGCAAAGAAGGTATTTATCTTTGCCCATTGATTCAATGGTGATAACTTCCCATTATGGTAAAAGAAAAGACCCATTTACTGGAAAAATAGCAAATCATAGAGGGATAGACCTTAAAGGCAACAACGACTATGTTTATTCGATAATGCCGGGAATGGTTGTAAAAACAGGAAAAAATAAAGGGTTGGGCAATTATGTAGAAGTGCGTCATGGTGATTTTACTTCTATCTATGGGCATTTATACAGTGTGCTTGTAAATGCGAAACAAGCTGTTGAAGCTGGGCAACCAATAGGCATTAGTGGAAGTACCGGGCGCAGCACAGGAGAACACTTACATTTTCAAATGGAATACAAAGATAAAACTATAGACCCTAAGCCAATTCTTGATTATATTAATGAGGTAATCAGAACCGTTAAAGGACAAATTTCACAGCAAATAGATAATGAGTTAAGACGCAAATAA